The genomic segment TGTCCGGCACAACGTCGCTTAAGTATCCCCACACTGCGACGAAATTGGATGGGTACAGGAATTGTGTAGGCGGGTGACGAACGAATGCTCGTTGCACGCGCGTTCTGGAACGGCGGATTCCGGCCATCGTCAAAGAAGTGCTTCGCTCAGCCCGCTACGCTCTGTAAGATCTCACTGGTTATGGATATTCTCGAGGCCGGCCCGGTCACGGCCATGGTCGATCCTGTTTCTGTGTTTTATCGGATGACCTCGGCGTTCAACGCGCACGATGTGGATGGCATGCTGGCGTATGTCGATGACGACATCCAGTGGTTCAGCATTAGCGGCGATCACATGGATGTAGAGGCGCGCGGCAAGGCGGCATTCCGGGCGGCCATGGAATCGTATTTTGAGGCGATACCGAGCGCGCGCTCGGAGATCGAATCGGCCGTTGTGTCCGGATCCTATGTATCGGTGCGCGAACGGGCGTATTGGGGCGAGGATCAGTCGCAGGTGGCGCTGGGGGTATTCGAGGTGCGGGACGGGTTGATTACGCGGGTTTGGTATTATCCCGCATCGAAGTGAGTCGATACCCCGAACATACGTCAAAACGTAACGCAGGGGGGTACGTGCCGAAACACTGCCGGCGCGAGCGAAGCTGGCTCATCATGTTGTAGGTGAATTCGAGGGGGCTTTGTGGGTTGGAATGACGCTTGCTTGCTATGCCTCGACCCCGTCTGGATCCTATTACATCCATTGAACTATGGAAGCCAACTCAACCACCTACTGCCTCATCTACGCGAGTACGGCCACGCATGAGATGTCGGATCGCGAGCTGAACGAAATCCTTGCCGTTGCGCGCGACCGGAATACCGAACTCGACATCACCGGGCTGCTGCTCTACGCCGACGGCAATTTCATCCAGATCCTCGAAGGCGATCGCGACCGCGTCGACGCGCTATACGAGCACATCGCCACCGATCCGCGCCACTATGGCGCCGTGCGTCTCATGCGGCGCAACACCGGCCAGCGGCATTTTTCCGACTGGCGTATGGGTTTTAAAACCATCAGTGCGAACGAGTTTGAGGAACGGGTGCCCGGATTTTCGTCCATCCTCCATTCGGCGGACGAACGGGATGCGCTCAAGGACCAGGTCTCCAGGGATATCTGGGCGCTGCTGATGTCGTTCCGCGCGGTAACCCGCGTCTGACGCGACCGGTAGCGCTTTGCTTGCCAATCTCTCGGGGTGATGTTATCCTGCGGCGTCTCGCACCGCCATTGAACCGCCATTGATTCGCAACGCGCCGCCATGGACCTTCGCTACCCCATCGGGAAATATACCCCGAACCCGGTTATCACCTCCGCTGAGATCGAACGCTGGATCGAT from the Rhodothermales bacterium genome contains:
- a CDS encoding BLUF domain-containing protein; protein product: MEANSTTYCLIYASTATHEMSDRELNEILAVARDRNTELDITGLLLYADGNFIQILEGDRDRVDALYEHIATDPRHYGAVRLMRRNTGQRHFSDWRMGFKTISANEFEERVPGFSSILHSADERDALKDQVSRDIWALLMSFRAVTRV
- a CDS encoding nuclear transport factor 2 family protein, with the translated sequence MDILEAGPVTAMVDPVSVFYRMTSAFNAHDVDGMLAYVDDDIQWFSISGDHMDVEARGKAAFRAAMESYFEAIPSARSEIESAVVSGSYVSVRERAYWGEDQSQVALGVFEVRDGLITRVWYYPASK